In Ananas comosus cultivar F153 linkage group 7, ASM154086v1, whole genome shotgun sequence, the sequence CAGCTCATAATTAATACGACCTATTAACTTTAATTTGACctgaaaataatttactaacttaTTTTTTACTTGAATTTTGACCCATGAAACTTGATTTGGTCAAAGATAACACATTATATCATCAAATGTTGCTAATTGCCGAACGATCCGTTAGCCAGGCTTTCACAccagattaaatttattttgtggGCAAAATGCAGCTATTTGCATCAAATCAAACTTTGCGCTAGTAATAACCGATAATTCAATTTACACCAAACTAACTTTACAggttaaatagaaaaaagaaataagatagTGAGTTCCTTGGTGCTAACACGATGCCTTATTTGGATacaagttaattaaatattggtGACTTGAATATAATAATGTGCAAGATTTCTTCATCTATTAACTTAAGCTGTTGGTTTGGGATCGAGTCATTTACCTTGGTATTATATCGGAAGTTAATTAAATAGTTCATGCGGTTTAGTCATGTTTCGATTTGACTTCGTTCAGTTCTCATCTGAGTAGTCTAGTTCTTTCAATCAGATTTCGTCCAGCTCTTACATAATTATATTAGGTTCATGCCGTCTATTAGCATGGCCTATTAATTAGGTGCCAAGGAGGTGGGTAAGTTGTGCGCGCGGATCGAGAACTAGAGTAGTATTAGGAGCCTATAAATAGAGGCAGCCTCTCGAAGCACTCTCCACCCATCTATCTACTACCCGCTGatcatatatatagaataagagtaaacacacacacacacacacgcacacacacatatatatatatatgtagctagCTAGCTCGAGAGCCATGGGTTCGGATGACTCGGTGAGCTATGACACCATCGTGAAAGGCGGCCACAAATTTGCCGTGCTGACCCTGAAGCCAGCGGACAGCCGTCACCTCTTCACAAAGGAGCTCATCGGGGAGTACAGCAAACGACTCCAGCAGGCCGTCGGCGACAATGTTCAAGGCCTCATAACCACCCACCAGGGCAACTGGTTCTCGGGCGGCTTCGACTACCACTCGGCCCCCCCGGTGGAGGATTTCCGGAAGCTGATTGCCGAGTTCATCCAGCTGCCGTTCCCGACGGTGGCCTACATACGCGGCCGCGCGTACGGGGCAGGATTCACGCTGGCACTCTTACACGACTACTTAGTGCTGTCGAACAACAGCCCCCTTAGTTTGCGCCAGGACGAGCTGGCTAATGGGCATGAGTTGCCGCCGTATGCTGTGGCGCTGGTGAGGGACAAGTTCCAGCTGTTGGCCTCGCTGGAGCTGCTGGTGTCGTCGGCGTACGTCACAGCCCCGAAGTTCGCGCCCATAACCGAGTACGTGAATCCGTACGTAGGGTGGACCGTAGACGAGGTGGTAAATAAGCTGCTGCAGCCACTGGTTGGCCTCGTCGGCCG encodes:
- the LOC109713296 gene encoding enoyl-CoA delta isomerase 2, peroxisomal-like; the encoded protein is MGSDDSVSYDTIVKGGHKFAVLTLKPADSRHLFTKELIGEYSKRLQQAVGDNVQGLITTHQGNWFSGGFDYHSAPPVEDFRKLIAEFIQLPFPTVAYIRGRAYGAGFTLALLHDYLVLSNNSPLSLRQDELANGHELPPYAVALVRDKFQLLASLELLVSSAYVTAPKFAPITEYVNPYVGWTVDEVVNKLLQPLVGLVGRNYGSVRKILLPQVCQLVKPKPAGSRL